A genomic segment from Deltaproteobacteria bacterium encodes:
- a CDS encoding protein kinase produces the protein KSENVLVTMKNGKPVVKIIDFGIAVSPAKYSGAFTGSIPYMAPEVVLGLQDQVDARADLFSGGVLMYYCVTWGATAFYRHAPRGDTQKIRKIIEKEKLPPPPSHAHNRNPDFPKFYDTIIMRLIAKMPKDRVYTNARSVFNALRTQLPDAFIDDSNGSSSARAAYLIPQGNRHVGREKEQEKLYGSLEKMVDSTSVRHLQPSVFAIAGEEGLGKSHLLEKLKQKAGERGADVFLDAISFPADAFCCDNWANRLTQHLAETSKPSVILIDNLHEFHQWIRLKPDSVELKRIKNIFERTVGLAFSRRQKPELFGDIPPLLIVFTFNPSSVSLDNLISTFSLPTHFLEKMCLKSFGLLEVDTYLKATLALKDKILPQKWVESLCRQTEGIPRELRERLQTLNNRGMLFDSDGSILIAGVDEESVSQSEEQKKPHPAPERAFSISFTNAMRMRNVF, from the coding sequence CAAATCGGAAAACGTGCTGGTGACGATGAAAAACGGCAAGCCTGTCGTGAAAATCATTGACTTCGGCATCGCCGTAAGCCCCGCGAAATACAGCGGTGCGTTTACGGGGAGTATTCCGTACATGGCGCCCGAAGTGGTGTTGGGATTGCAAGATCAGGTTGACGCGAGGGCCGATCTTTTTTCCGGAGGTGTGCTGATGTATTACTGCGTCACATGGGGCGCAACCGCATTTTATCGCCACGCACCCCGCGGAGATACCCAAAAAATACGAAAGATCATCGAGAAGGAAAAATTGCCACCGCCGCCTTCCCATGCCCACAACAGAAATCCTGACTTTCCGAAATTTTACGACACCATCATCATGCGGCTGATTGCCAAAATGCCAAAAGACCGTGTTTACACCAACGCAAGGTCTGTCTTTAACGCCCTCAGAACACAATTACCCGATGCCTTTATCGATGATTCAAACGGCTCGTCGTCAGCCCGCGCCGCCTATCTGATTCCACAGGGCAACAGACATGTCGGAAGAGAGAAAGAACAGGAAAAACTTTATGGATCGCTGGAGAAAATGGTTGATTCCACAAGTGTCCGACACTTACAGCCTTCCGTCTTTGCCATCGCGGGAGAAGAAGGTCTGGGAAAAAGTCATCTGCTGGAAAAGTTGAAACAGAAGGCGGGAGAAAGGGGGGCGGATGTTTTTCTTGATGCCATCTCTTTTCCCGCGGATGCTTTTTGTTGCGACAATTGGGCAAACCGGCTGACACAGCATCTGGCAGAAACAAGCAAACCCTCTGTCATCCTGATCGACAACCTTCACGAGTTTCATCAGTGGATTCGGTTGAAGCCCGACAGCGTGGAATTGAAACGGATAAAGAATATTTTTGAAAGAACGGTGGGGCTTGCTTTTTCCAGACGGCAAAAGCCGGAATTGTTTGGGGACATCCCTCCCCTGCTGATCGTTTTTACTTTCAATCCTTCTTCCGTTTCTTTGGACAATCTCATCTCCACTTTTTCCCTCCCGACTCATTTTTTGGAAAAGATGTGTTTGAAATCTTTCGGTCTTCTTGAAGTGGACACGTATCTGAAAGCGACATTGGCATTGAAGGACAAGATTTTGCCTCAAAAATGGGTGGAGAGTCTCTGCCGGCAAACGGAAGGGATTCCGCGCGAATTAAGGGAAAGACTGCAAACATTGAACAACAGAGGAATGCTGTTTGACAGCGACGGAAGCATTTTAATTGCGGGCGTGGATGAAGAATCGGTTTCACAAAGCGAAGAGCAAAAAAAACCCCACCCAGCACCCGAACGCGCCTTCTCAATCTCTTTCACCAATGCGATGAGGATGAGAAACGTATTTTGA